One Trichosurus vulpecula isolate mTriVul1 chromosome 7, mTriVul1.pri, whole genome shotgun sequence genomic region harbors:
- the PFKL gene encoding ATP-dependent 6-phosphofructokinase, liver type, which yields MASSAAAALGGLEQLRICGAGAGRALAVLTSGGDAQGMNAAVRAVTRMGIYVGAKVFLIYEGYEGLVEGGENIQQATWLSVSNIIQMGGTIIGSARCKAFTTREGRLAAAYNLVQHGITNLCVIGGDGSLTGANIFRTEWGGLLQQLVKEGKITEDVAQTYSHLNIVGLVGSIDNDFCGTDMTIGTDSALHRIMEVIDAITTTAQSHQRTFVLEVMGRHCGYLALVSALASGADWLFIPESPPEDGWENFMCERLGETRSRGSRLNIIILAEGAIDRHGKPITSTYVKDLVVQRLGFDTRVTVLGHVQRGGTPSAFDRILSSKMGMEAVMALLEATPDTPACVVSLSGNQSVRLPLMECVQVTKDVQKAMDEQRFDEAIQLRGRSFENNWNIYKLLAHQKQSQEKSNFSIAILNVGAPAAGMNAAVRSAVRTGISQGHKVYVIHDGFEGLAKGQVREVGWHDVAGWLGRGGSMLGTKRTLPKTCLEKIVENVRTYNIQALLVIGGFEAYEGVLQLVEARGQYEELCFVMCVIPATISNNVPGTDFSLGSDTAVNAAMESCDRIKQSASGTKRRVFIVETMGGYCGYLATVTGIAVGADAAYVFEDPFTIHDLKANVEHLTDKMKTDIQRGLVLRNEKSHEHYTTEFLYNLYSSEGKGIFDCRTNVLGHLQQGGAPTPFDRNYGTKLGVKAMLWMSDKLREAYRKGRVFANSADSACVIGLRKKVVAFSPVTELKKVTDFEHRMPQDQWWLDLRLMLKMLANYQISLTEYVSGKMEHVTRRTLSIEKGF from the exons ATGGCGAGCTCCGCGGCGGCAGCGCTGGGGGGGCTGGAGCAGCTGCGGATATGCGGGGCGGGGGCAGGCCGAGCTCTGGCCGTGCTCACGAGTGGCGGAGACGCCCAAG GCATGAATGCGGCGGTCCGGGCCGTGACCCGCATGGGCATCTACGTTGGGGCCAAAGTCTTTCTCATCTATGAG GGCTATGAGGGCCTGGTGGAAGGAGGCGAGAACATCCAGCAGGCCACATGGCTGAGTGTCTCCAATATCATTCAGATG GGAGGCACCATCATTGGCAGTGCCCGCTGCAAAGCATTCACTACCAGGGAGGGCCGCCTGGCCGCTGCCTACAACCTGGTCCAGCATGGCATCACCAATCTATGTGTCATTGGTGGGGACGGGAGCCTGACGGGGGCCAACATCTTCCGGACAGAGTGGGGAGGCCTCCTGCAGCAGCTGGTGAAGGAAG GCAAGATCACTGAAGACGTGGCCCAGACTTATTCACACCTCAACATTGTCGGGCTGGTGGGCTCTATCGACAATGACTTCTGTGGGACAGACATGACCATCGGCACCGACTCGGCCCTGCATCGCATCATGGAGGTGATCGATGCCATCACCACCACGGCCCAGAG TCACCAGAGGACATTTGTGCTGGAGGTGATGGGCAGGCATTGTGG GTATTTGGCCTTGGTGTCAGCCTTGGCGTCAGGTGCAGACTGGCTCTTTATCCCTGAATCCCCTCCTGAGGATGGCTGGGAGAACTTCATGTGTGAGAGACTTGGGGAG ACTCGGAGCAGGGGATCCAGGCTGAACATTATCATCCTTGCAGAAGGTGCCATTGACCGCCATGGGAAGCCCATCACGTCCACTTATGTGAAGGAT CTGGTGGTTCAGCGCCTGGGGTTTGACACGCGGGTGACTGTTCTGGGCCACGTGCAGCGGGGAGGGACGCCTTCTGCATTTGACCGTATCTTG AGCAGCAAGATGGGCATGGAGGCTGTGATGGCCTTGCTGGAGGCCACGCCGGATACCCCGGCCTGCGTGGTGAGCCTCTCTGGGAACCAGTCTGTGCGGCTGCCACTGATGGAGTGTGTCCAGGTG ACAAAGGATGTACAGAAGGCCATGGACGAGCAAAGGTTTGATGAAGCCATCCAGCTGCGGGGGAG GAGTTTTGAAAACAACTGGAATATTTACAAGCTGCTGGCCCATCAGAAGCAATCCCAGGAGAAG AGTAACTTCTCCATCGCCATTTTGAACGTGGGGGCTCCAGCCGCCGGTATGAACGCCGCCGTGAGGTCGGCAGTCCGAACCGGCATATCCCAGGGGCACAAGGTCTATGTCATTCACGATGGCTTTGAAGGCTTGGCCAAGGGGCAG GTGCGCGAGGTGGGCTGGCATGATGTCGCTGGCTGGTTGGGGCGAGGAGGATCCATGCTTGGGACGAAGAG AACTCTGCCCAAAACTTGCCTGGAGAAAATTGTGGAAAACGTGCGGACTTACAACATCCAGGCCTTGCTGGTCATTGGTGGCTTTGAG GCCTATGAGGGTGTGCTGCAGCTGGTGGAGGCCCGAGGTCAGTACGAGGAGCTATGCTTCGTCATGTGTGTCATACCTGCCACCATCAGCAACAACGTCCCTGGCACCGACTTCAGCCTGGGCTCGGACACAGCCGTCAATGCCGCCATGGAG AGCTGCGACCGCATCAAACAGTCGGCTTCTGGCACCAAGCGGCGGGTGTTCATCGTGGAGACAATGGGGGGCTACTGCGGGTACCTGGCCACAGTGACGGGCATAGCGGTGGGGGCTGATGCTGCCTATGTGTTTGAAGACCCCTTCACCATCCACGACTTGAAG GCCAATGTTGAACATCTGACAGACAAGATGAAGACGGACATCCAGCGGGGTCTGGTGCTCCG GAATGAGAAGTCCCATGAGCACTACACCACAGAGTTTCTGTATAACTTGTACTCCTCAGAGGGCAAGGGCATCTTTGACTGCAGGACCAACGTCCTGGGACACTTGCAGCAG GGAGGAGCCCCCACCCCCTTTGACCGAAACTATGGCACCAAGCTTGGGGTGAAGGCCATGCTCTGGATGTCGGACAAGTTGCGAGAGGCCTATCGGAAGG GGCGGGTTTTCGCCAACTCTGCAGACTCGGCCTGTGTGATTGGCCTGAGGAAGAAGGTGGTGGCTTTCAGCCCAGTCACTGAACTCAAGAAGGTCACGGATTTTGA GCACCGAATGCCCCAAGACCAGTGGTGGTTGGACCTGAGGCTTATGCTCAAGATGCTGGCCAACTACCAGATCAGCCTGACCGAATACGTCTCTGGGAAGATGGAGCATGTCACCCGGCGTACCCTGAGCATTGAGAAGGGCTTCTGA